DNA sequence from the Candidatus Bathyarchaeota archaeon genome:
TTCAAGAGCTTATCCTTAGCATGATCTGTGAACACTATCACTCAACTCACCCGTACAATGAATTCCCTCTTCTCCAATTTATGCTTAATATAACTCATCAACAAGCAAACCCTTGCAGGCTTGACTAACGATGCCACAGTCGCCTACATCATAGAAAAACCTGCATTCTTCAATACAGCCACCATCTTTTTGTATCTTTTTCCACCTTTTCCTATCTTTCCCTATCTTTTCGTATCTTTCTGTATCTTTTCCCATCTATTCCTATCGTGGGATAAACCGTTTTCAAGCTTATTTTCAAAAAACAAACGAAAAACAAGCTCTGTGAAAAACTAAAAAAATTATAGGGGGGGTCTATAAGAGAGAGACACAGCAAATAACATAACAAACTCAAACGAAGAATCCTCAACCACCAACCATAAAAACACAAAAACAACAAAAACACCTAAAAGCCACAATTTCACCCTCAACATACACACACACCACATAAATTCATATATCAATATCCCATTGATTGATTACACGCACAGCACAAGTATCTGCAAGATCACAGGAGGCCATAAAGACGAACAACAAAGTACTGGTCACCGGCGGAACAGGCTTCATAGGCAGCACACTCGTACGCTCACTACTCAACAAAAAATACCAAGTAACAATCCTAGACAACCTAAGCACAGGCCTACGCGACAACCTACCCACAAACAACAAACTAAAACTCGTCACAGGCAACATCAAAGATTATGAAACCGTTTCAACAATTGTACATGGTCATCAAAACATAATCCACCTAGCAGCACAAGCCTTCATACCATTCAGCTATCAACAACCTATAGAAGTAGCTCAAGTAAACGCCATCGGAAGCATCAACATCTTCAAAGCCTGCACAAACCATTCCGTTAAACGACTCGTCCACATAAGCAGCAGCGAAGTCTACGGAACAGCCCAATATCTACCCATGAACGAGAAACACCCCATGCAACCATACAGCACCTACTCAGTAGCCAAAGTAGCCGCCGACCTGTGGGCACAAACCTTCTTCTGGGAACACAAACTCCCCGTAGTAATACTACGACCCTTCAACACATTCGGCCCACGAGAAAGCCTACCCTACTTCATCCCAGAGATGATCAGACAATGTCTAAAAGAGCCAAAAATCCACGTAGGAAACCTTGAAACAAGCCGAGACTTCACCTACGTAGAAGACACCGCAAACGCAATGATAAACGCCCTTGAAACAAAAAACATCGAAGGCGAAATCATAAACATCGGATCAGGCCAAACCCACAAAATGAAAGATATCCTAACACTCATCAAACAAGAAACAGACGCCGAAAAAAAACAAATAGTCCTCGACAAAAACAGACTCCGACCAAGAGACGTCGAAACCCTAGTCACAGACAACACCAAAGCAAGAAAAATTCTAGGATGGACCCCAACAACAACATTCACAGAAGGAATCCGAAAAACCATCAAATGGTACATCGACAACAAACAAACATGGGGATACGAAAAACACGGATGGAAATGGCGCTACTGAAGGTTTCCCGAAACAATTGAAGACTTGTCCCCTCGCTTTCTTCTCAAAAACCAAAAGACAGACACAAATGCGATTAAGAAGACAGAAGCCACGGCTACAATAAGCCATGGACTAATCACCGTTTTAAAAGCACTATTAACATAAGAAAAATACCAATACGCATATAACTCATCCGTCCATTTCCTCTCCAAAACAGGCTGTTCCCCATTAATCAAGACAGTCAAATTGCCACCATACAAGTCCTGAAGCATACTATTTGGAACAGCAATTCTAGCAAAACCCTTAGTCCCATTCTCTCCAGTAGCCAACAAGCTTATCGTTCCATCCTCAGAGCCAAACTGAAATTGAGAGATAGTAGAATTAGAAATAACGGAAATGCTGTAGGTTTTCCCTCCTAAAGTCACAGTAAAATCTGAGAACTTCCCCATCAAAGGATAATTATCAACATTGTTTTCTCCAACCACGTAAGGAGTGTCACCCACACCGTCTTGATTTGCATCCGGGCCTTGGTAATAACTCCAATAATTACCTTCTAACCCGTTATCCCAACTGTTTCTAGGAGTGAACCGTGTCCCATTCCTAGTTTCAACATAGAGGAGCCTGTTGACAAACGTGTTATGATATATAACATTGTTGTGAGAATAGTAAACTGCTATGCTGTAACATGTGCTCGCACCAGGTTTGATTAAGGCACTGTTTCTTGCAAAAACGGAATTGTTCGTATAAACGATATGCAGATTGTAGGTGTTGAAGTTCGCCTCGTTTCCTTCAACTATTGAGTTATGACTCTTGAA
Encoded proteins:
- a CDS encoding NAD-dependent epimerase/dehydratase family protein; this translates as MITRTAQVSARSQEAIKTNNKVLVTGGTGFIGSTLVRSLLNKKYQVTILDNLSTGLRDNLPTNNKLKLVTGNIKDYETVSTIVHGHQNIIHLAAQAFIPFSYQQPIEVAQVNAIGSINIFKACTNHSVKRLVHISSSEVYGTAQYLPMNEKHPMQPYSTYSVAKVAADLWAQTFFWEHKLPVVILRPFNTFGPRESLPYFIPEMIRQCLKEPKIHVGNLETSRDFTYVEDTANAMINALETKNIEGEIINIGSGQTHKMKDILTLIKQETDAEKKQIVLDKNRLRPRDVETLVTDNTKARKILGWTPTTTFTEGIRKTIKWYIDNKQTWGYEKHGWKWRY